The Lolium rigidum isolate FL_2022 chromosome 1, APGP_CSIRO_Lrig_0.1, whole genome shotgun sequence region AGGGACCTTCTGCCGGATGTCGGAGGAGGCAGGCTGGTCGAAGGCGATGCCGGACGCAGCGTGACGAACGCTCACTCGCTCAGTTGGGCAGAGCGTGCGCAGTGACACGCCACTGCGAGCTACCACGACCTCGTCCGTTCCTCCGCGCGGCGGCAACCTCCCCTACCAACGCGCGGTTTCTTCCCCGCGGAAGCCTCCCCGATTCTTTGCGCCCACGGTTGCTTCAAGCCTTCAAGCAACCCACCCCCGCGCCCCACCAAACCCAACCTCAACACCCGCGCTTTCAGTTGGCGGGGAGGAGTTGCGCGCGGCCAACGAGCAGCGTGTCCGGCGGCAACGGTGGGGGTCTGGAGCAGCAGTAGACGTACGGGCGGGGGTTGCGGCTGATGGCCGCGCCGGGGCCACGCGCCGCCGAGCACCACCAGAAGCGGCGGCCCATGTCCGCCGATCTGCTCCAGAACTGCGACCTGCTGCCTCCGGCCAAGCTCTTCGGCCCCTTGCCTACCCTGCAGAGGTAATAAGGCCTCCCTCCCGTTTCCCACCCCCTCTCGCGCGTCCGCCGTAGCAGCGCATTGCTCACACACACCCATCGTGGCTCCTATTTTCCGGTGCGACGACGGCAGGCTGGAGAGTGCGGCGGGCGCGGACAACCACCAcaagggcgacggcggcgggggcggcaacGGCAGCCTGCTGCGAGCGCTGCGGCTGTTGCAGTCGTGGGCGCGCGAGGCGGAGGAGAAGCTGGCCGCGGCGGGCGCCAGCAACGGCGGCCTGGCCGCGCTGCTCCTGCGCGACTCGGCGGCGCTATCCGCGCACCGACGGTGGGTCATGATGCTCGAGGCCGATAACTCCGTTCTCAGAGCGGGAGGAGCCCCCGCCGGCGCGGACCCGGGGGAGGGCGAGGACGGCTCGGTGGGGGTGGCCGCCGCGTGGTGGGTGGCGCTCGCGGTCTACGGTGGCGTGATTTGTCGGTAAAGGCGACGGGCTTCAGGTCCGGCCCGACGACAAGGAGACCCCGTCTATTTTCCTCTTATTAACTTTTGTATTTTCTATATAAATCTTTATCTTTCTAGAAATACACTTTTGATcccaaatattttaaaatatgttccTGCTACACAAAGGTGTGGATGAAGGCTTAGTTATCATCTCATGGCAAAACTAACACCGTTTGAACACGTGTCAGTCTctcaccgcgtgctcacgtatacacccggtcaccaggcttcatccgtaTCAAAATATAAGTACTAAACTAAGAACCATATATTTGTAATTGTTTGGGCGCACAAAATTCAAATTGAATATGATAAAATAATTGCTCACTAGAGAGCCCGAGTCATAAATAAAATTCTAGATATCCCCCAAAAAGGATCCTGCAATGTTAAAAAGGGGTGTAAGAACAATTCATAGTGTTGGAAAGAGTTTCTGacataacaatgcatgtcacatacCCTTCAAATAATAATCACGACTCGAAAAATCCCTATACGATCTCCTTGAAGGCTTGAAACCGTCGAATAATTTCTACATCATCAAGTGATTTAAATTTATCCCACTAAGTGTAGCATATCATCAAGTGATTAAACAAATCATCATTTATCTTGTTGGACAATTTAGACTTGACAattttttatttccaagaaagctCTATCAATAGATGTCGTTGAAATCGACAATAACAAAGTCAACTCAATGAGCTTGTAAACCAATGGAAATACCATGTGTTTCTCTATTTGAACCATTTTTGCAGCCAAACTTTCAAGATCATTGCAAGTCGAAAAGGTAACATGATTTCTCAAATGAAGAACATAAGTCTCAAGACGATCCCTCAATATCGTACGATCATCATTACAGAAATCTTCATTATAAATATCAACAAGACAACAAATTAAGCTTCTCTACATTGAACTTGGAGAAAGAATCCCTGGGATCAGGACATGAGAAACAAGCACGTACCTCGATCTTCTATCCAAATGAAGAAATGTTTCATGACGTTAACCTCATCTAGTATCTCCAGATCTAGCAAAACTAGTTTGCTGATTCAAACCTCTTCCTGTAGAAATTTCACGTCTCTCAAGCTtatccaaaatatcttttgtgagGTTCTTCCACCAATACTTTCATTTTCGTGCATGATGAACTTGTTGTGTTTACAATAAGTGATACATACTAAAAAATCATGAATATATGAGCAAGAAGAAGTAGCGATGGAGACAACAACAAGCTGCAGACGATGAGCA contains the following coding sequences:
- the LOC124704037 gene encoding uncharacterized protein LOC124704037, yielding MSADLLQNCDLLPPAKLFGPLPTLQRLESAAGADNHHKGDGGGGGNGSLLRALRLLQSWAREAEEKLAAAGASNGGLAALLLRDSAALSAHRRWVMMLEADNSVLRAGGAPAGADPGEGEDGSVGVAAAWWVALAVYGGVICR